One stretch of Arcobacter sp. F155 DNA includes these proteins:
- a CDS encoding ABC transporter ATP-binding protein, translating into MIELDKINFSVKKKKILKEISFNSQENNLIAIIGPNGSGKSTLLKVLRNLLCKDSGDINLYEKKLESYSNKELAKLISYLPQTTKAVNCLVEDCILLGRKPHMKILPSKEDKCKCEEVIKSLNLEKLAKENILNLSGGQLQKVLIGRSLVQDSNVLFLDEPINHLDIKNQLEIMNLTKKVTYEKSLLTFVVLHDLNLAFKYANDILLLKEGKIIFFGKKSELKEQILRDTYDVDLRIINHENEIKVVY; encoded by the coding sequence ATGATAGAACTAGATAAAATTAACTTTTCAGTAAAAAAGAAGAAAATATTAAAAGAGATAAGTTTTAATAGTCAGGAGAATAATCTTATAGCCATTATTGGACCAAATGGAAGTGGTAAATCAACTTTATTAAAAGTGCTTAGAAACCTACTTTGTAAAGATTCAGGTGACATAAATCTATATGAAAAAAAACTAGAATCTTATTCCAATAAAGAGCTTGCTAAACTTATTTCTTATCTTCCTCAAACTACAAAAGCTGTAAATTGTTTAGTTGAAGACTGCATTTTACTTGGGAGAAAACCTCATATGAAGATTCTCCCTTCTAAAGAAGATAAATGTAAGTGTGAAGAAGTTATTAAAAGTCTGAATCTTGAAAAGTTAGCAAAAGAGAATATTTTAAACTTAAGTGGAGGACAGCTTCAGAAGGTTCTTATCGGAAGGTCATTAGTACAAGACTCAAACGTCCTCTTCCTTGATGAGCCCATAAATCATCTTGATATAAAAAATCAACTTGAGATAATGAATTTGACTAAAAAAGTAACCTATGAAAAAAGTTTACTTACATTTGTAGTTTTACATGACTTGAATTTAGCCTTTAAATATGCAAATGATATTTTATTATTAAAAGAGGGAAAGATAATATTTTTTGGTAAAAAAAGCGAACTAAAAGAACAAATATTAAGAGATACATATGATGTAGATTTAAGAATCATAAATCATGAAAATGAGATAAAAGTAGTTTATTAA
- a CDS encoding MarR family winged helix-turn-helix transcriptional regulator produces the protein MKNNIEDKDCIANWISKVHLKSKNNFTQKIKKYNLTVEQRVILLLLFENKSMTQSEICKETVSESSNVTVTLKRMEQNGYIIKSKHPKDKRTTLIHPTQKAYDIEFELKQIGVESLDYILEDVSKEDHDIAIKVLKEIYKKILKQEFEELL, from the coding sequence ATGAAAAATAATATTGAAGATAAAGACTGTATAGCAAATTGGATATCTAAAGTACATTTAAAATCAAAAAACAATTTTACACAAAAAATAAAAAAGTATAATTTAACTGTTGAGCAAAGGGTAATTCTATTACTTTTATTTGAAAATAAGTCAATGACTCAAAGTGAAATCTGTAAGGAAACAGTATCTGAGTCTTCAAATGTAACAGTAACACTTAAAAGAATGGAACAAAATGGCTATATCATAAAATCAAAGCATCCAAAGGATAAAAGAACAACTCTTATTCATCCAACTCAAAAAGCATATGATATTGAGTTTGAGTTAAAACAAATAGGTGTTGAAAGTTTAGATTATATCCTTGAAGATGTAAGTAAAGAAGACCATGATATTGCAATTAAGGTTTTAAAAGAAATTTACAAAAAAATATTAAAACAAGAGTTTGAAGAATTATTATAA
- a CDS encoding diguanylate cyclase, which produces MKTKNIKLLYIQNIILFLVFGAAVAIVTTYLNFNLNFELEQKKIDKNSIYVSNMIKTKINNYLHKVENALLAIQKNDLFIDYIQNQDQNSKNIVQNLFINSMYNNENFFQLRFLDKNGIEKIRLDRKRHTNNIFVVKDEKLQDKSKRYYFTETLNSKSGEYWHSKLDLNVENGEIEKPLKPTYRISTNVYYKGKFYGILIVNVEMTKLLTALRNNNQFLVYLIDNEGNFILNPNQNKEWGKYLNNGHTVFSEFPDISEDAFSSNTFNEFGYIFPLKDTFTNNENIRLLLKVKDEYLKNVKTDNISYAYTLGIIILLISLPIGLIISYPVSKIYMTTNKLYSENLRYIDTIDKYVITMTVGTNKKITDVSSALCNVSGYKKEELIGEKPSIFKSGEMDDKVYKDLWSKITNGFVWSGDLQNKTKDGSVYWLKTNILPNLSFDNKVVESYTSLSEDITDKKQIEIISQTDKLTQLYNRVKLDESLENEMNRFTRHNDIFSIILIDIDKFKSVNDNYGHQVGDSVLIELSKILKKHGRKTDIVGRWGGEEFMIICIDTDIKGASHFAQNLRASVEEYKFDVVKHKTISVGVTEVKRTDNIQTLIKRVDEYLYEAKENGRNKVISDLES; this is translated from the coding sequence ATGAAAACAAAAAATATAAAACTACTTTACATTCAAAATATCATATTATTTTTAGTATTTGGAGCAGCCGTTGCAATTGTAACAACATACTTAAACTTTAATCTCAATTTTGAATTAGAGCAAAAAAAAATTGATAAAAATTCAATATATGTATCCAATATGATAAAGACAAAAATAAATAACTACCTTCATAAAGTAGAAAATGCTCTTTTAGCTATTCAAAAAAATGATTTGTTTATTGATTATATACAAAATCAAGACCAAAATAGTAAAAATATTGTTCAAAATCTTTTTATAAACTCAATGTATAACAATGAGAATTTTTTTCAACTTAGATTTTTAGATAAAAACGGAATAGAAAAAATTAGATTAGATAGAAAAAGACATACCAATAATATATTTGTAGTAAAAGATGAAAAACTACAAGATAAATCAAAAAGATACTATTTTACAGAAACACTTAACTCAAAAAGTGGAGAATATTGGCATTCTAAATTGGATTTAAATGTTGAAAATGGTGAAATAGAGAAACCATTAAAACCAACATATAGAATTTCAACAAATGTATACTACAAGGGAAAGTTTTATGGAATATTGATCGTTAATGTAGAGATGACAAAACTTCTTACAGCACTTAGAAATAATAATCAGTTTTTAGTTTATCTTATTGATAATGAGGGTAATTTTATTCTAAACCCAAATCAAAACAAAGAGTGGGGAAAATATCTTAATAACGGACATACTGTTTTTAGTGAATTTCCTGATATCTCAGAAGATGCATTTAGTTCAAATACCTTTAATGAGTTTGGGTATATTTTTCCTTTAAAAGATACTTTTACAAATAATGAAAACATAAGATTATTATTAAAAGTAAAAGATGAATATTTAAAAAATGTTAAAACTGATAATATATCTTATGCTTATACTTTGGGCATAATTATTCTATTGATTTCACTTCCTATTGGATTAATTATTTCATATCCAGTATCTAAAATTTATATGACTACGAATAAACTTTACAGTGAAAATTTAAGATATATTGATACCATAGATAAGTATGTTATTACAATGACAGTTGGTACGAATAAAAAGATCACTGATGTAAGTAGTGCTTTATGCAATGTAAGTGGTTACAAGAAGGAAGAATTAATTGGGGAAAAACCATCTATCTTTAAAAGTGGTGAAATGGATGATAAAGTTTATAAAGACTTATGGAGTAAAATAACAAATGGATTTGTGTGGAGTGGTGATTTACAAAATAAAACAAAAGATGGTAGTGTTTATTGGCTAAAAACAAATATACTCCCTAATTTATCGTTTGATAATAAAGTTGTTGAGAGTTATACATCTTTAAGTGAAGATATTACTGATAAAAAACAAATAGAAATTATATCTCAAACTGATAAACTCACTCAACTATATAATAGAGTGAAGTTAGATGAATCTTTAGAAAATGAGATGAATAGGTTTACCAGACATAATGATATATTTTCAATTATATTAATTGATATTGATAAATTCAAATCAGTCAATGACAACTATGGTCATCAAGTTGGAGATAGTGTTTTAATAGAATTATCTAAAATTTTAAAAAAACATGGCAGAAAAACAGATATTGTTGGAAGATGGGGTGGTGAAGAGTTTATGATTATTTGTATAGATACAGATATAAAAGGAGCTAGCCATTTTGCCCAAAATCTAAGAGCAAGTGTAGAAGAATATAAGTTTGATGTTGTTAAACATAAAACAATAAGTGTTGGAGTTACAGAGGTAAAAAGAACTGATAATATTCAAACACTTATCAAAAGAGTTGATGAGTATTTATATGAAGCAAAAGAAAATGGTAGAAATAAGGTTATTTCAGATTTAGAAAGTTAA
- a CDS encoding ATP-binding protein: MNSFETIANTVYRGYIDNENVLKLFAQKDREKLYDYLKYDYIYLESIDFRQIHFHTPKNHSFLRMHKPERYGDDLTDIRYSVNFVNSYKESISGLEMGRVVPGFRYVYPLSYNDKHIGSVETSFSVKAFIHKLEEVYDVHTHFLLNKEVFEKKIFDNYRKYYGISIESDKYITLLRSSNEKTKKLESILRKLFRADLQKKLDDGFKSNNIFGVEIKSKNIKSSHKIATFLLLKNIQKQNIGYFVVYQDSEELLQLKSEFIKFLLVITLINILLTFIFYKETTKKEKFEKEVNLKTQELKELNESLEKKIKKEVEKTRHQEQQLFEIEKMAQMGEMIGNIAHQWRQPLSVISTSASGVKLQQEFGNLNSEKLIEYMDGIVKNTQYLSEIIDTFRDFIREEKKLEEIILQDTLKTVIEITHASLKNNFIEVHEEIDYKNPIKIKTISKELSQVLINIFNNAKDVIKERKTDNAWIRISLKKTDSIAYITIEDNAGGIPRETISKIFDPYFTTKHQSIGTGLGLHMSRKIVTESLKGKLYAQNSNHGAQFTIELPLN, translated from the coding sequence TTGAACTCTTTTGAAACAATAGCAAATACTGTTTATAGAGGATATATAGATAATGAAAATGTATTAAAACTATTTGCACAAAAAGATAGAGAAAAATTATACGATTATTTAAAATATGATTATATCTATTTAGAAAGTATTGATTTTAGACAAATACATTTCCATACACCTAAAAATCACTCCTTTTTAAGAATGCATAAACCTGAAAGATATGGGGATGACCTAACTGATATTAGATATAGTGTAAATTTTGTAAATAGTTATAAAGAATCTATATCAGGTCTTGAAATGGGTAGAGTAGTTCCTGGATTTAGGTATGTATATCCCTTGAGTTATAATGATAAACATATTGGAAGTGTGGAGACTTCTTTTAGTGTAAAAGCATTTATTCATAAACTAGAGGAAGTATATGATGTCCATACTCACTTCTTATTAAATAAAGAGGTATTTGAAAAAAAGATATTTGATAATTATAGAAAATATTATGGAATAAGTATAGAATCAGATAAGTATATTACTTTACTAAGAAGCAGCAATGAAAAAACTAAAAAGTTAGAGTCTATATTGCGAAAACTATTTAGAGCAGATTTACAAAAAAAACTTGATGATGGTTTTAAATCCAATAATATATTTGGAGTTGAAATAAAATCTAAGAATATAAAATCTTCTCACAAAATTGCAACATTTTTACTATTAAAAAATATCCAAAAACAGAATATAGGTTACTTTGTAGTATATCAAGATAGTGAAGAATTATTACAATTAAAAAGTGAATTCATAAAATTTCTACTAGTAATAACTTTAATAAATATATTATTAACTTTTATTTTTTATAAAGAAACAACAAAAAAAGAAAAATTTGAAAAAGAAGTTAATTTAAAAACACAGGAACTAAAAGAGCTAAATGAATCACTAGAGAAGAAAATAAAAAAAGAAGTAGAAAAGACAAGACATCAAGAGCAACAATTGTTTGAAATAGAAAAAATGGCACAAATGGGTGAAATGATAGGAAATATAGCACACCAATGGAGACAACCTCTAAGTGTTATTTCAACTTCTGCCTCAGGAGTAAAACTACAACAAGAATTTGGAAACCTGAACAGTGAAAAGTTGATTGAGTATATGGATGGGATTGTTAAAAATACTCAATATTTATCAGAAATTATTGACACATTTAGAGATTTTATTAGGGAAGAAAAGAAACTAGAAGAAATCATTCTCCAAGATACATTAAAAACAGTAATTGAAATTACTCATGCATCATTAAAAAACAATTTTATTGAAGTTCATGAAGAGATAGATTATAAAAATCCAATTAAGATTAAAACTATTTCAAAAGAATTATCACAAGTTCTCATCAATATTTTTAATAATGCAAAGGATGTTATAAAAGAAAGAAAAACTGATAATGCTTGGATTAGAATAAGTCTTAAGAAAACAGATTCAATTGCATATATTACCATAGAAGATAATGCAGGTGGTATTCCAAGAGAAACTATATCTAAAATATTCGACCCATACTTTACAACAAAACATCAATCTATTGGAACAGGTTTAGGATTACATATGAGTAGAAAAATTGTTACAGAGAGTTTAAAAGGTAAACTATATGCTCAAAATAGTAATCATGGAGCACAGTTTACTATTGAACTACCATTGAATTAA